CTGTTCTCCGGTCCACGTGGGTGTGGCAAGACCACCAGTGCGCGGATCCTGGCGCGGGCGATCAACTGTGAGAAGGGCCCGATCGCGGAGCCGTGCGGGGTGTGCAAGTCGTGCACCGATCTGGCGCGCGGTGGGCCGGGCAGCATCGACGTGATCGAGATCGACGCGGCGTCGCACGGTGGTGTCGACGACGCGCGGGACCTGCGCGAGCGGGCGTTCTTCGCGCCGGTCGAGAGCCGGTACAAGATCTACATCATCGACGAGGCGCACATGGTGACCACGCAGGGCTTCAACGCCCTGCTGAAGCTGGTCGAGGAACCGCCGCCGCACCTCAAGTTCATCTTCGCCACGACCGAGCCGGACAAGGTGATCGGGACGATTCGGTCCCGGACCCACCACTACCCGTTCCGCCTGGTGCCGCCGAAGGCGCTAGGGGATTACATGGCGACGCTGTGCGAGGCCGAGGGCGTGGCGATCGCGCCGGCCGCGCTGCCGTTGGTGGTGCGGGCTGGTGCCGGGTCGGTGCGCGACTCGCTGAGTGTGCTCGACCAGCTGATCGGTGGGGCCGGGCCGGAGGGTGTGACGTACGAGCTGGCGGTTGCGCTGCTCGGCTTCACGCCGGACTCGTTGCTGGATGCGTGCGTTGACGGGTTTGCGGCGCATGACAGCCGGGCTGTGTTCGAGACGGTCGAGAAGGTGATCGAGACCGGGCAGGACCCGAAGCGGTTCGCGGAGGACCTGCTGCGGCGATTGCGCGACCTGGTGATTCTGTCGGCGGTGCCGAACGCGGTCGCCTCTGGGTTGATCGAGGCGGCGGAGGATCAGGGCGAGCGGTTGCAGACCCAGGCCGCTGGGATCGGGCCGGCTGAACTGACCCGGGCGGCGGACATCGTAGCGGCCGGGCTGCTGGAGATGCGCGGGGCGACGGCGCCTCGGCTGCAGCTGGAGCTGATCTGCGCGAAGGTGCTGCTGCCGGGTGCTGACGATTCGACCAACGGGATTCAGGCTCGGCTGGATCGGATGGAGCGGCGGCTCACGATCGGGGTGCCTGCTGGTACGGCGGACGCGGCGCCGGCCGCGCGGCCGGGCGGTGGGGCGGCTGCGGGTGGTGACGTGGCGGACGGGCGTGGTGCGGGTCCGGTCGGTGGCGCTGAGGTGGCTGGGCCGGGTGGTGCTGGTCGGGCTGCGGCGGCAGGTGCTGGGGATGGTGGGTCGGGCGGAGCTGGCACGCCGGGTGCGGGTGCTGGTGCTGGTGCGGCTGACGGGCGGGCTGCGAGCGGCGCGGGCGGAGCTGATGGTTCTGCGGTGAGTGGTCCGGGCCGGGGCGATGGTTCGACGAGCACGGGCGATGGCTCGGCGGTGGGTGGAGCTGGTGGCTTGGCTGCTGCTGGTGATGCGGCTGCTGCTGGCGGTTCTGGTTCGAGTGGTGGCGCTGGCGGGACCGGGTCCGGTTCGGCGGGTGGGGTGTCCCCGGCGGGCGGGTCTGGTGGTGCCGGCTTGGCGGGTGCTGGGACTGGCGGGGCTGGGCGTGGTGGGGGTTCGGCGCCTGCGGGTGCTGGGGCGAATGCTTCGGGGAGTCGGACTGGGGCTTGGGCCGATGAGTCCGGTTCGGCCGCTGGGGTGACGGGTGGGCAGTCGCCTGCGGCTGCGCAAGTGGCGCCGGCTGCGGCTGCGCCGATTTCGACCGGGGTTGTGGGGCTGGCGGATGTTCGGCGGTTGTGGCCTGAGGTGCTGGAGGCGGTGAAGAGCAAGCGGCGGTTCGCTTGGATCATGCTCAGTCAGAACGCTCAGGTGATCGCTGTCGACGACCAGATTCTGACGTTGGGGCTGGTGAACGCGGGGGCTCGGGAGAGCTTTGCGCGGTCCGGCAGTGACGAGATCTTGCGGCAGGCGATGATCGACACGATCGGGTTGAACCGGCGGGTCGAGGCTGTGGTGGATCCGTCGACCGATCCGGGCGCTGGGTCGGGAGCGGGACCTCCGCCGGCGCCACCGTCCGCGCCGCCGAGTTCGTCGTGGGATCAGGCTCCGCCGGCGGGTAGTCAGCCGGGTCCGGGTGGTCCGGGTGGTGCTGCTGGATCGTTCGGCGATGGTGGCGCTGGGGCGTCCGGCGATGCGGGTGGTTCCGGTGGTTCTTACGGTGATGGTGGTGGGGCCGGAAGTTCGTACGGAGACAGCGGTGGGGCCGGGGCGGCGCACGGGGGTGGCGGCGGTGCTGGCGGTTCGCAGGGTGGTGCTGCCGGCGGTGCTGGTGGATCGCAGGGTGGTCCTGCCGGCGGCGCTGGTGATTCACAGGGCGCAGGCAGCGGGGTCGATGGTGCGCGGGGCGCGGCCAGCGGGGCCGATGGTTCGCCGGGCGCGGGCTCGGATGTGGCAGGTGTGGGGTCTGATGGGCTGGGTGCCGGAGGGTCGAGTGCCGGTGGAGTTGGCTCTGGGGTGGGTGGTACGGCTGCTTACGAGGCGCCGGGAGGTGGCGCGGGGGGCAGTGGTGGGACGGAGTACGACGGGCCGGGTGGATCCGGGGCTGGCGGTGTTGATGCCGGTGAAGTTGCTGGTGCGGCGTCGGGTGGGGTTGGAGACGGTGGGAACGCGGTAGCCGGCGGTGCTGCGGGTGGGGCCGAAGGTGGTGGGGTAGGTGGCGGTGGTGGTTCGCAGCCTGGCTCGGGAGCGTGGGCGGACGCAGGGACCGGTGGTGCAGGGGGCACCGGTGCTGGTGCGAACGGTGCTGGCGGTGCGGGGAACGCGGGCGGTGGAGCGGCGGGTTCGGTAGGGGATGCCGGGGCGGCTGGGCAGGGCGGTTCCTCGGGCGGTAGCGGCGGGGCTGGCTGGGGTGATGGTGCGGTTGGCGGGTCTGGGGTCGCTGGGGGTGCTGCGATTGGCGGTTCTGCGGTTGGGGCGTCTGCGGGCGGGGCGGTCGCCGTACAGGACGTTGCTGGTGTGGTGAGGGCTCCGCTGCAGGCTGATCAGCAGGCGGGTGGGCCGCCGGCTCCCTCGGCGGCGCCTGAGGTGGATCGGCGGGAGCAGGCCGCCAGCAAGCGGCGGGCTGCTGAGGCTGCGGTGGCGGCTGAGCAGGCGCGGAAGGCCGCGGCGGCGCCGGAGGTTCAGGAAGCGCCGTTGACGCCTGAGGAAGAGGCGATGGCGATCGGGGACGACGACGTCGTGCTGGAAGAGGACTCTCGGTCGCATACCGATCTGCTGCGGGAGACGCTGGGGGCGTCGATCATCACTGAAGAGCCGAACTGAGGGTTCGATCTGTGCGGTCGCTGAGGTAGCTGGCGGCTGGGAAGGCAGCCTGTCTGGGGACGGGCTGCTTTGGCGTGCCCGCAGACTGCTGAGCAGGCGATAGCGAGTGCCCTGAGCCGGGCGGGGCAGGGCGGGGAGTAAGAACAGCCGTGGGGCGGCGGGCTAGGGGAGAAGGCGGGGCCGGGCGGGGACTGGGGAGAGCCGACCCGGGGGAGCGGGGCAGCCCAGCGGGCAGAGGAGGGAAGCGGGGAGGCTTGCGTCGGAGGCGGGGCTGGCGGCCTGTAGGTGCGCGTGTCAACAGGTTGTCCACAGGGTTGGGGATGGGGTGTGGATGACGGAAGCGGCGATGCGCGCGCTGTGGTGTGCACATGTTGTCCACATGGTGTGGATAAGTCCTGCCCACAGGGTGTGGACACGTATCGGTTTCCGCTCGGTCACTGACCGGGGCTGGGGTTGTCGGAACGACCGGCTAGGCTCAGGGGCAAGCGGAAGAGTCCGACGGGAGATCGCGTGTTCGACGGTGGCGGTGGGCAGGGCGGGGGCTTTGACATGTCCGAGCTGCTCGCACAGGCACAGGCGATGCAGAGCCAGCTGATGGAGGCTCAGGCCAACCTGGAGAACCAGGAGGTCGAGGGCACCGCGGGTGGTGGTCTGGTGACCGCGATGGTGTCCGGAACGGGTGAGCTGCTCAGCCTGACGATCAACCCGCAGGCGGTGGATCCGGACGACACCGAGACGCTGGCCGACCTGATCGTGGCCGCCGTACGGGACGCCTCGGAGAATGCCAAGGAGGTGGCGGCCCGCGCGATGGGGCCGCTCGCCGGTGGTCTGGGCGGAGGTCTGCCCGGGTTCGGTGGCGGCGCTCCGGAGACCGTGCCGGGCGACGACCAACTCCCCGGCGACCAAGTCCCTGGCGACCAGCGGCCAGGCGACCAGCGGGCAGGCAACGAACTGCCGGGCAGCGAGCGCGGCAACCAGTTGCCGGGCAACGGCCAGGGTCCGAACTTCGGGTTCACCCGTCCGGGCTCCGAGCCCGGTCAGAACCCGGGCTGACGTGTACGAAGGGGCCGTCCAGGACCTCATCGACGAGCTCGGCCGGCTCCCCGGCGTCGGTCCGAAGTCCGCGCAGCGGATCGCGTTCCACCTGCTCGCCGCCGACGAGACCGACGTCCGCCGGCTGGCCCACGTGCTGATCCAGGTCAAGGAGAAGGTCAAGTTCTGCGAGATCTGCGGCAACGTCTCCGAGGAGACGCAGTGCCGGATCTGCCGTGACACGCGCCGAGACCTCGCGCTGATCTGCGTGGTCGAGGAGGCCAAGGACGTGGTCGCGATCGAGCGGACCCGTGAGTTCCGCGGCCGCTACCACGTGCTCGGCGGCGCGATCTCGCCGATCGAGGGGATCGGGCCGGACGAGCTGCGGATCCGCGAACTGATGCAACGGCTGGCCAGCGGCGAGGTGACCGAGATCATTCTCGCCACCGACCCGAACCTCGAAGGCGAGGCGACCGCCACGTATCTGAGCCGGTTACTGAGGCCCATGGGGTTGCGTGTGACTCGTTTGGCCAGTGGACTACCTGTAGGCGGTGATCTCGAGTACGCCGACGAGGTCACACTCGGACGGGCGTTTGAAGGGCGACGATCGATCGATGACTGAATCAACCGATATTGCGGAACGCGCGTTGGACACCGACAACGAGGACCTGACCGAGTTCGCCGAGCAGATCGCGGACCAGGTGCAGAGCTTCCTGATCTCGGTGCGCGACATCGCAGGCCAGCCGGACGAGGACGGTGTCGACGAGGGTCTCGCCTCGCTGCCGTACCTGTTGCTCGAGGTCAGCCAGCTGCTGCTGGCCGGTGGCCGGCTCGGTGCGTTCGAGGACTTCGTACCGGCTGAGCGCTTCGAGAGCGACGCCGGTCCGGATCCGGACCTGGACGCGATGCGCGACCGGCTCGCGGTGCTGTTCGAGGGACTCGACGAGTACGCCGAGGTCTTCGACCCGTACGCCGCGCCGCCGGAGATCACCGTCAACCGGCTCTCCGACGACCTGACCGCGATCGCGACCGACCTGGTGCACGGGCTCGCCCACTACCAGTCCGGCCGGATCATCGAGGCGCTGTGGTGGTGGCAGTTCTCCTACGTCTCCACCTGGGGCGCCGCGGCGAGCGCCGTACTGCGGGCGATCCAGTCGCTGATCGCGCACGACCGGCTGGAGCCGGCGCACGATCCGGAGACCGAGGCGTCCGACCGTGAACTGGTCGAGGTCGCCGAGGAAGCCGTCCAGCGCCGCTGAGCACGAGCTGCGAGCCAGCCGAGCAACCGCAGTCACCAGAACCAGTACGACGACCGGCAGGACGTCCACGCCCGGTGGCGTGAGGTGGCGCAGCACCGGGCCGTGCAGCATGCCGGTCGTCGTCACGAGTGAGGCGAACGGCCCGAGGACCGGGTGCTCGAGGTCGGCGAGCACCTTCTTCGGCGTACAGGCTCCGGGGAGCGCGCACAGCCCTCCGGGGTGTTCCTGGGATAGCGTGAGCCGCCGGTGAGGCCGAGGAGGCGCGCGTGCAGCACGAGGAGCCGGCGGTGGTCGGTCCGTTCGTGATCCAGTCGCGGCTGGGGAGCGGTGCGATGGGCACGGTGCACCTGGCCCGGTCGCCCGGTGGGCGGCTGGTCGCTCTGAAAGTGGTGCGGTCCGAGCTCGCCGACGACCCGGGGTTCCGGGCGCGGTTCGGCCGGGAGGTCGAGGCGGTCCGGAAGGTCGGCGGGGCGTTCACGGCTGCCGTCATCGACGCGGATCCCGACGCCGAGCGGCCGTGGCTCGCGACCGAGTTCTTGCCGGGGCCGACCTTGCAGCAAGCGGTCGACGGGCAAGGGCCGCTGCGGCCGGACGGTCTGCGGTACGTCGCCGCGGGGTTGGCCGAGGCGCTGGTCGCGATTCATCGCGCCGGGGTGGTGCACCGCGATCTCAAGCCGTCGAACATCCTGCTCACCGACAACGGGCCGCGGGTGATCGACTTCGGCATCGCGCGGGCGCTCGAGGACGTGAACCTGACGGCCACGGGGATCGTGGTCGGTACGCCGGGCTACCTGTCGCCCGAGCAGATCACCGGCGGAGCGATCGGGCCGGCGTCGGATCTGTTCTCGCTCGGCGGGGTGCTGGTGTTCGCGGCGAGCGGGCAGGGGCCGTTCGGTCGTGGGCCGCTGAGCGCGTTGATGCATCGGGTTGTGCACGAGGAGCCGCGGGTTCCGCCGCTGCCTGACGATGTCGCCGGGGTGGTCCGCGGGTGTTTGCAGCGCAGGCCGGAGCTGCGGCCCGCGCCGGGCGACGTACTGAAGGCGTTGAGTCCGGTGCATCCCGTGCCGTTGCCTATGGCAAGCACGATGCACCTGCCCAAGCCGGCGCCGACGCGGGTGGACGAGATGCCCAAGAGCAGCACCTTCGCGGACCCGCCGGCCCCGGCACGTCTGCCGATCGAGGGAGGTTCGCGGCAAGTGCTGCAGGGGCCGAACACGCCGCCGAAGCCCGCACCGATCCGCCCAGCCCCCGTAGGTCCCAGCTTCACCACCAGCCGGACCTACTCGATCCTGATGTCCCTTTGGCTGTTGGTGTTCACCGTCGCCACCAGCTGGTTCTCCTCCTACTCCGCCGAGATGGGCTTCGGCGGACAGGCCCTGGTCTGCTGGCTGATCAGCCTGGTCGGCCTCTGGTTCCTCGCCTGGCGACTGCCGTTCCTCTTCGGCAGGAAAGTCCGACTGGTCGTGAACGCCGACGGCCTGACGACGACGCGCGCCGGCCGCACCGGATTCGTCCCCTGGGCCGGTGTTTCCCGGATCCGCCTGGTCGGCCACTCCCGGCGCGTCTGGCTCGTGGTCTGGCTCGACCCGGCCCGCGCCGCCGACCTGCCGGCGTCGCCTCGCCGCTTCCACGGCGGCCACCGCGTCTTCCCGGTCGCGCACGGCGCCACCAGCCGGCGCCGGCTCCGCCAGATCGGAGAGCTGCGCTCCGCGCTCACCTGGTACGCCGGCCGCCTGTTCGACGAGAACCACTGAAGCCGGTTGAATGACCGGGTGTCTGTTCACGAACTGATCGCCCGGCTGCCCGATGTCGCGACCGTACGGCGGACCAGCCGCGCGCTCGCCGTCCTGGACCTGATCGTCTGCGAGGACCCGGCGTACCGGTACTACTCGTTCGACGCGCGCTGGTCGGAGACCGAGGAGGCCGCGCTGATGGTCGACGGGTCGGGTGACGAGTACTCGATCGTGTTCTCGCCGGACGGCGTCTTCGCGCGCGGGTTCGCGCACGAGTCGGCGATGTCGCCCTACGGGAACAACGGCGAGCTCTGGCCCGGACTGGTCGACGGCCTCCCGCCCGCGCTGCACGCGGCCCGGGACGAGCCCGCCTTCCGGGACGACGAAGGCGGCGTGCTGAACGCGACGGCGTGCTTCTGGCGTACGGACGGGAACTGGGTCTGTGGACCGGCCGAGCCCGAGGGCGACGACGGCGCCGAGCGGCTCTTCGGGCTGCTGGCCGAGGGGCCGGAGGCCTACCTGACCTTCGCCGAGGAGTACTACGAGGTCGCGCTCGACCTGGACGCGATCCGGCACGTGTACGCGCTGATGCCGCTCAGCGAGTACGTCGTGACGATCCTCAACCGGAACCGCAGGCTGGCCGATCTCAAGGAGGATCTGGCCGAGATCGGCTACCCGCGAGAGTTCTGAACTGATCGATCCAAAACTCTGGTACTCTCGTTCGCATGGCCCGACCCAGGACGTTCGACGAGGACGCCGCGACCGACGCGGCGATGCGCGCTTTCTGGGCGAATGGTTACGAGGGCACCTCGACGCAGGACCTCTGTGAGGCGACCGGGCTCGGGCGGAGCAGCATCTACAACACCTTCGCCGGCAAGCACGAGCTGTTCGAGCGCTCGCTGGCGCGGTACATCGATCGCAAGACCGGGTCGACGCTGAAGCTGCTGGGTGGTGACCTTCCGGTCGCGGCCAAGCTTCGTACGATGCTGGACGGTGCCGTCGACCCGCCGGAAGGCGAGCCGCCGGGCTGTCTGGTGGTCAACTCGCTGATCGAGCTCGCTCCACACGATGCTGCGGTCGCCGAGCAGTTGCGGGTGGACGAAGAGCTTCGCCTGACCGCGTTGACGACGGCGATCGAGGCCGGCCAGCGCGACGGGGACATCGCTGCGGACAAGGACGCCCGCAGCCTGGCGCAGTTCGTCGTCGCGACGATCTGCGGGATCCGGGTGCTGGCGCGCGGCGGGACCGACCGGGCCGTGCTGGCCGCGGTCGCGGCGACCGCGCTGACCGCCCTGGTCTGACCGAACTTTCTGAGGGGACATGTCGATGCCGCCTGCCATTTTCGTGCTGGGCCTTGCGATCTTCGCGCAGGGAACGTCCGAGCTGATGCTCGCCGGGCTGCTGCCCGAGCTGTCGAGCGACCTCGGCGTCTCGATTCCGACCACCGGGTTGCTGATCTCGGCGTTCGCGATCGGGATGCTGGTGGGCGCGCCGGTGCTCGCGGTCGTCACATTGCACTGGCCACGGCGTACGGCGTTGCTGAGCTTCCTCGCGGTCTTCGTGCTGGCCCACGTCGCCGGCGCGCTGACGCCGAACTACGCAGTACTGCTGATCACGCGGGTCGTCGGGGCGTTCGTGTACGCCGGGTTCTGGGCGGTCGCGGCGGTCACGGTCATCGGGCTGGTGCCGTCCGATCGGCGCGGCCGGGCGATGAGCATCCTGGTCGGTGGGTTGACGGTGGCAACCATCCTCGGCCTGCCGCTGGGGACGGTGGTCGGCCAGCACCTCGGGTGGCGCGCGGCGTTCTGGGGAGTCGCGGCGATGTCGACGATCGCCATGGCCGGGGTCGTGGCGACGGTACCGGCCGGTCGGTCGGCGAGCAGCGTTCCGAAGATCCGCGACGAGATCCGGGCGATGGCCAATCCGCCGCTGTGGCTGGCTTACGGGACGACGGCGTTGTCGATCGGCGCGTTGCTGGTCATCTTCAGCTACCTGGCGCCGTTGCTGGTCGAGGTGACCGGGCTGACGAGTGACTGGGTGCCGGCGGTGCTCGCCCTGTACGGCGTGGGCGCGCTGGGCGGGATCACGATCGGTGGGCGGACGGCGGATGCGAGGCCGTTCGGGACACTCTTCGCCGGGCTCTCCGCCGTCGTGGTGCTGTCGGTCGTGCTGGCGGTGTGGACTTCGCAGCCCGTCGTCGCTGTCGCCGCGATCACGCTGCTGGGCGCGGCCGGGTTCATGACCAATCCGGCGGTGAACACGCGGGTGTTCAGCCTGGCTGGGAAGGCTCCGACGCTGGCGGCCGCGGTGAACATCTCGGCCTTCAACGTCGGGATCACGGTGGCGCCGTGGGTTGGTGGCTTGGCGCTCGACGCCGGCGCGGGGTACTCGGTGCTGGGGTGGATCGGTGCGGTGTTCGCGGTGCTCGCGCTGGGGACGGTGGTGGTCGCCGGGAGGCTGCAGGCCTCCGTACGGGATGAGGTCAGTCCGGCAGCATCGGTACGGTGAGGCCCTGGTCGCGGCCGAGCAGGATGCCGCGGGTGATCGCGTTGATGCCGAACTTGTCCTTGACGTGGTCGAGCGCGCTGTCCAGCTCGTCGTTGCTGGCCTTGTCGAACGGGAGGGCCAGCTGGACTGTCGACTCGTTCTCCAGGTTGCCGACCGCAATGCCGACGAGTGTGACGCCCTGCTTCTCGATCATCGGCGTGGCCTCGGCCATCAGGGCGCGCGCGGTGACGAGCAGGGTGCGCGTGTGATCAGTTGCCTGGGGCAACGTGTGCGAGCGGGTCGCGCGGGTGAAGTCGTCGAAGCGCAGCCGTAGGGTGACGGTCCGGCCGGAGCGCCCGGCCGATCGCATCCGGCGGGTGACCCGGTCGACGAGACCGGCCAGCACGGCGTCCAGGGTCTCGGGCGACTTCGGCGAACGGCCGAGCGCGCGCTGGGAGCCGATCGAGCGGCGGCGCTTGCCGACCTCGATCGGGCGCGGGTCGCGGTTGTGGGCGAGGGCGTGCAGGTGCCGGCCCGAGGCGCGGCCGAGCATCGCGATCAGCGCGGCCTCGGGCAGCATCGCGACGTCGCCGACCTTCGTGAGGCCGCGGGAGCGGAGCTTCTCCGCCGTGACTTCGCCGACGCCCCACAGGCGCTCGACGGCGAGCGGGTGCAGGAACCCGAGCTCCTGGTCGGGCGGCACCTCCAGCAGGCCGTCGGGTTTGGCGACGCCGCTCGCGACCTTCGCGAGGAACTTGGTCCGGGCGACGCCGACGGTGATCGGCAGGCCGACCTTGGCGAGGACCTCGGCGCGGAGCCGGCGGGCGATCTCGACCGGCGTACCGGCGATCTTGCGCAGGCCGGCGACATCCAGGAACGCCTCGTCGATCGACAGGCCCTCGACCAGCGGGGTGGTGTCCTCGAAGACCTTGAAGACGGCCTTGCTGGCTTCGGAGTACGCCGACATGCGCGGCTGGACGACGATCGCCTGCGGGCAGCGGCGCATCGCCTGGCCGCCGCTCATCGCCGTCCGGACGCCGAGGGCCTTGGCCTCGTAGCTGCAGGCGAGCACGACGCCGGCGCCGACGATCACCGGGCGGCCGCGCAGACGGGGGTCGTCCCGCTGCTCGACCGACGCGTAGAAGGCGTCGAGGTCGGCGTGCAGGATCGTCGCCTCACCGGTTTGGGACACGAACACATGTTCGCATATACTGTTCGTGCGAGCTAGGGATGCTCATTGGTCTGGGTAGGGAGAAATCCTGAGGCGGGGGGTTGATGTGACAGGACAGAATGCGGTCTATGGACCTGTCGGCGTACCGCGCACTCTGGAGAACTCGTGGGGTGGCGTCGCTGCTGGCCTCGGCCTTGGTGGCGCGGCTGCCGGTGATGGCGTCGGCGGTGCCGATGTCGTTCCTGGCGAAGGACGCGGCCGGGAGCTTCGGCTGGGCAGGCGTGGTCGCGGGCGCCTACTCGGTCGGTACGGCGCTGGGCGGGCCGATCTGGTCGCGACTGGCGGACCGGCGGGGTGGCAAGTGGGTCGTCATCGGGACCGGGATGGGGTGGAGCCTGGCGATGTTCGTGCTGGCCCTGCTGCCCAACGACTGGTACCGGTTGATGCCGGTGGTGTCCGCGCTCGCGGGGGCGTTCGTGTCGCCGATCACCGCGACGCTGCGGGCGGCCTGGCCGCGGTTGGTCCAGGGGCCGCGGTTGCGCGCGGTCTACGCGCTGGACGCGACCGCGCAGGAGGTGCTGTTCGCGATCGGGCCGATGCTGGGCGCGCTGGTGGTCAGCTTCGTGAACCCGCGGGCCGGTGTGCTGTCGGCCGCGGCGATCGCCCTGGTCTCGGTCTGGTGGTACGGCGTGCAGCAGCAGCCGGCGATGCGGCACGACGAGACCGTACGCCGGTTGACGGCGCCGCAACTGCTCTGGCATCGGCACCGGCTGCCGCTGATCCTGGCGTTCGCGTTCTGCGTCACCGCGTTCGCGTCGGTGTCGCTGGGGATCGTCGCGTTCGCCGACGACCACGGGAACCGGTTGATCGCCGGTGTGCTGGAGACGGTGTGGGCGGTCGGCAGCCTGGCCGGCGGGTTGATCGTCGGCGCGCTGCCGGGCCGGCGGAACTCGTTCGTCTGGCGGCGGGCGCTGCTGGTGTCGGTCGGCATGCTGGCGTGCGTCTTCGCGACGTGGTCGCCGGTGTCGCTCGGGATCGCGCTGCTGCTGTCGGGCTGCGTCCTGGCGCCGACGGTCGGAGCGTTGTATGAGCGTCTAGGAGCGATGACGCCCGACTCGGTGCGCACCGAGATCTTCGGCTGGATGGGCAGCGGCGCCATGATCGGCGGAGCCGTCGGCTCGGCGTTCGCGGGCCTGGTCGTCGAAGCCTTCGGCGTCCGCTACGTGTGGCTGATGGCCGCAGTCCTGACCCTGCTGGCGACGCTGTCCCTGCTGCACATTCCACCCCACCGGCCGTCCGACGACGCAACAGTCGAAGAGGTCGCCGTCGCCTGAGCCGGGGGGCGGTGGTGGAGTGGGGATCGGTGGGGTGCCGTGTCGGCGGTGATGCGGGGGTCGGCGGTGATGCCGGGGTGTGGGTGGTGCTTGGTGTGCGGTGGATCCACGAGACGGATGCTGTGGGTGCCGAGGGCGGTGGTGCCCTGGTGAGGATCGCCGGGTGAGGCTTCTGGGTGACGTGGCCGGTGTCGGTGTGCTGGCGTGCGGTGGGTCCGCGTGACAGATGCTGTGGAGGTCGTTCTGATGCCCGCTGCTGGGTCAGTCGCATGGGGTCGGGGAGGTGGGATGTCTGCTGGGTTAGTCGCGTGGGGGCGGGTCGGTGCCGTCTTCGGTGGACTGGTAGGCGGTGATCTTCCAGTCGATGAGTTCTAGGTCGGCCTCCAGTTGGGTCAGGTCGATGGCTACTCGTTCGCGGTGGGCTCGGAGGAGGGCGAGGCGTTCGGTGCGGAGGTGGTCGCCGGCTCGGACGTGTTGGGCGAACTCGCGGACCTGTTCGACGGGCATGCCGGTACGGCGGAGGCGTAGGAGGATGTCGAGCAGGCCGAGAGTGTCGGGGGTGAAGCGGCGGCGGCCGCCGGTGTCTCGGGGGAGGTCGCCGAAGAGGCCCTCGCGGTCGTAGTACCGCAAGGTCTCCACTGGCAGGCCGGAGAGTCGTGAGGCCTCGCCGATGGTGACGGCTTCTGCCAGTTCTTCCTGCATCATCCCGGCAGCTTGTTACCTGGAG
The Kribbella italica DNA segment above includes these coding regions:
- a CDS encoding MFS transporter, translating into MDLSAYRALWRTRGVASLLASALVARLPVMASAVPMSFLAKDAAGSFGWAGVVAGAYSVGTALGGPIWSRLADRRGGKWVVIGTGMGWSLAMFVLALLPNDWYRLMPVVSALAGAFVSPITATLRAAWPRLVQGPRLRAVYALDATAQEVLFAIGPMLGALVVSFVNPRAGVLSAAAIALVSVWWYGVQQQPAMRHDETVRRLTAPQLLWHRHRLPLILAFAFCVTAFASVSLGIVAFADDHGNRLIAGVLETVWAVGSLAGGLIVGALPGRRNSFVWRRALLVSVGMLACVFATWSPVSLGIALLLSGCVLAPTVGALYERLGAMTPDSVRTEIFGWMGSGAMIGGAVGSAFAGLVVEAFGVRYVWLMAAVLTLLATLSLLHIPPHRPSDDATVEEVAVA
- a CDS encoding MerR family transcriptional regulator; the encoded protein is MMQEELAEAVTIGEASRLSGLPVETLRYYDREGLFGDLPRDTGGRRRFTPDTLGLLDILLRLRRTGMPVEQVREFAQHVRAGDHLRTERLALLRAHRERVAIDLTQLEADLELIDWKITAYQSTEDGTDPPPRD
- a CDS encoding Cmx/CmrA family chloramphenicol efflux MFS transporter codes for the protein MPPAIFVLGLAIFAQGTSELMLAGLLPELSSDLGVSIPTTGLLISAFAIGMLVGAPVLAVVTLHWPRRTALLSFLAVFVLAHVAGALTPNYAVLLITRVVGAFVYAGFWAVAAVTVIGLVPSDRRGRAMSILVGGLTVATILGLPLGTVVGQHLGWRAAFWGVAAMSTIAMAGVVATVPAGRSASSVPKIRDEIRAMANPPLWLAYGTTALSIGALLVIFSYLAPLLVEVTGLTSDWVPAVLALYGVGALGGITIGGRTADARPFGTLFAGLSAVVVLSVVLAVWTSQPVVAVAAITLLGAAGFMTNPAVNTRVFSLAGKAPTLAAAVNISAFNVGITVAPWVGGLALDAGAGYSVLGWIGAVFAVLALGTVVVAGRLQASVRDEVSPAASVR
- the dinB gene encoding DNA polymerase IV, giving the protein MSQTGEATILHADLDAFYASVEQRDDPRLRGRPVIVGAGVVLACSYEAKALGVRTAMSGGQAMRRCPQAIVVQPRMSAYSEASKAVFKVFEDTTPLVEGLSIDEAFLDVAGLRKIAGTPVEIARRLRAEVLAKVGLPITVGVARTKFLAKVASGVAKPDGLLEVPPDQELGFLHPLAVERLWGVGEVTAEKLRSRGLTKVGDVAMLPEAALIAMLGRASGRHLHALAHNRDPRPIEVGKRRRSIGSQRALGRSPKSPETLDAVLAGLVDRVTRRMRSAGRSGRTVTLRLRFDDFTRATRSHTLPQATDHTRTLLVTARALMAEATPMIEKQGVTLVGIAVGNLENESTVQLALPFDKASNDELDSALDHVKDKFGINAITRGILLGRDQGLTVPMLPD